One Candidatus Cloacimonadota bacterium DNA segment encodes these proteins:
- a CDS encoding energy-coupling factor ABC transporter ATP-binding protein, with protein MLQLNNISFRYQHAEKPIIEDFTFLARPGEIIAIKGDSGSGKTTLLNIICGVIPKMIKGNFSGQVLWNNQDIDKLTMPETAPHISLLLQEPDNQLFFPTVEQELAFGPENMKISANDIHQRITETLCKLGIPHLKNEDTNTLSFGQKKLVTFASILTLSPSIFLLDEISAGLSEKHLEKVINIIKELSKKEKIIILADHHSQIMENADRIIELKPS; from the coding sequence ATGCTACAATTAAACAATATCTCATTTCGTTATCAACATGCTGAAAAACCGATTATTGAAGATTTTACATTTCTTGCCAGACCAGGCGAAATTATTGCCATCAAAGGAGACAGCGGCAGCGGCAAGACAACGCTGCTCAATATAATTTGCGGCGTTATTCCCAAAATGATCAAAGGAAATTTCAGCGGTCAGGTTTTGTGGAATAATCAAGATATTGATAAGTTGACCATGCCGGAAACAGCACCTCACATCAGCCTTTTACTGCAGGAACCGGATAATCAGCTTTTTTTTCCAACCGTGGAACAGGAACTGGCTTTCGGTCCGGAAAACATGAAGATCTCAGCCAACGATATTCATCAACGTATAACTGAAACTTTGTGTAAACTAGGAATTCCACATTTGAAAAATGAAGATACGAATACTCTTTCTTTTGGGCAGAAAAAACTGGTAACCTTTGCTTCAATTCTCACTCTCTCTCCTTCCATTTTTCTGTTGGATGAAATCAGTGCCGGACTTTCAGAAAAGCATCTTGAAAAGGTAATCAATATAATCAAAGAACTTTCTAAGAAGGAAAAGATCATCATCCTGGCAGATCATCATTCGCAGATCATGGAAAATGCAGATCGGATAATTGAGCTGAAACCTTCGTAA